One window from the genome of Candidatus Synechococcus calcipolaris G9 encodes:
- the cas1e gene encoding type I-E CRISPR-associated endonuclease Cas1e translates to MKNLRTLPKNRDRISFIYFEHCRIEQDQQAIVIFKEDSKYLIPCAAIATLLLGPGTSITHAAIKALADNTCNIQWVGENLSRFYAHGRSGANNTNRLLHQVSLWADSIQRLAVVRRMYMFRFQEPLSEDLSLQQIRGHEGVRVRTLYQRWSKETGIEWTGRDYKQSDWNAADPINKALSIANAYLYAVCQAAIQSVGYSPALGFIHTGKPLSFVYDVADLYKGETTIPAAFEATAEARPSEFDSIIRRKCRDRFTSYRLMPRLVHDIDSVLGFGSSDDSEPLCLLWDDVLDSVEGGKNWSIPEG, encoded by the coding sequence TACCCAAAAACCGCGATCGCATCAGCTTTATTTACTTTGAGCATTGCCGCATTGAACAAGACCAGCAAGCCATTGTCATTTTCAAGGAAGACAGTAAATACTTAATTCCCTGTGCAGCCATTGCCACCCTATTACTGGGCCCTGGAACCTCCATCACCCATGCCGCGATTAAAGCCCTTGCCGATAATACCTGTAATATTCAGTGGGTGGGTGAAAATCTTTCTCGCTTTTATGCCCATGGGCGATCGGGCGCAAACAATACCAATCGCTTACTTCACCAAGTTTCCCTTTGGGCTGACTCCATTCAACGATTGGCGGTCGTGCGGCGAATGTATATGTTTCGGTTTCAGGAACCCCTGAGTGAAGACCTATCCCTTCAGCAGATTAGAGGACATGAAGGAGTGCGGGTCAGGACTCTCTATCAACGCTGGAGTAAGGAAACAGGCATTGAATGGACGGGTCGAGATTATAAGCAAAGCGATTGGAATGCCGCAGACCCCATCAACAAAGCCCTCTCTATTGCCAATGCCTACCTCTATGCAGTTTGCCAAGCTGCCATTCAATCCGTCGGGTATTCCCCAGCCCTAGGCTTTATCCATACTGGCAAGCCCCTATCGTTTGTTTATGATGTTGCCGATTTATACAAAGGCGAAACTACGATTCCTGCTGCCTTTGAAGCCACTGCTGAGGCACGCCCTTCAGAGTTCGATAGCATCATCCGCCGCAAATGCCGAGATCGCTTCACCAGCTATCGGCTCATGCCTCGTCTCGTCCATGACATTGACTCAGTTCTTGGATTTGGCAGCAGTGATGATTCAGAACCCCTTTGTCTTCTTTGGGATGATGTTCTCGACTCCGTAGAAGGCGGCAAAAACTGGTCAATTCCGGAGGGATAA